One Solanum lycopersicum chromosome 4, SLM_r2.1 DNA window includes the following coding sequences:
- the LOC101259240 gene encoding 7-deoxyloganetin glucosyltransferase-like, with the protein MCSINAEISDKPHAVCLPYPAQGHISPMLKLAKILNRKGVHITFVNTEHNHKRLLKSRGPDSLNGLPSFRFEAIPDGLPPCDPDATQDISSLCKSTTTTCLGPFKELLAKLKNTNVPRVSCIVSDGSMSFTLSAAQDLGIPQVLFWTPSACGLLCYMYYRDLVEKGYTPLKDESYLTNGYLETSLDWIPGMKGIRLRDLPSFLRTTNPEEYMIEFIIQETERSKNATAIIINTFETLEREVVESLQKLLPPIYAVGPLNLLMEHFVVDKNLEGLGSNLWKEETKCLDWLDSKKANSVVYVNFGSITVMTANQLTEFAWGLANSQMEFLWIIRPDIVSGEEAILPPEFVEETKERGMLTSWCPQEQVLSHPAIGGFLTHSGWNSTLESIGNGVPMICWPFFAEQQTNCWFKCTKWGIGMEIDNNVKRAEVESLVRELMVGEKGKDMKKKAMEWKKSAEEAAAKTTGSSYVNIDKLINEILLSSKTTRQK; encoded by the exons atgtgttcCATTAATGCTGAAATTTCGGACAAACCTCATGCAGTTTGCTTACCATACCCTGCTCAAGGCCACATTAGCCCAATGCTAAAATTAGCCAAAATTCTCAATCGCAAAGGCGTTCATATCACCTTTGTCAACACTGAACACAACCATAAGCGTCTCCTTAAGTCTCGAGGCCCCGATAGCCTCAATGGTTTGCCATCTTTTCGCTTCGAGGCCATTCCTGATGGCCTCCCACCATGTGACCCTGATGCCACTCAAGACATTTCTTCTCTTTGTAAATCTACAACCACTACATGTTTAGGTCCTTTCAAAGAGTTACTTGCAAAGCTCAAAAATACTAACGTACCACGTGTATCGTGCATCGTTTCTGATGGTTCAATGAGCTTCACTCTCTCTGCTGCTCAAGATTTGGGCATTCCTCAAGTTCTCTTTTGGACTCCAAGTGCTTGTGGTTTATTATGTTACATGTATTACCGCGATCTTGTTGAGAAAGGATACACTCCACTTAAAG ATGAAAGTTACTTGACAAATGGATATTTGGAGACGAGTTTGGATTGGATACCAGGCATGAAAGGAATACGTTTGAGGGATCTTCCAAGTTTCTTAAGAACTACAAATCCCGAAGAATACATGATCGAATTCATCATCCAAGAAACAGAGAGATCAAAAAATGCTACTGCTATCATTATTAATACATTTGAAACATTGGAGAGAGAAGTTGTTGAATCACTTCAAAAACTTCTTCCTCCAATCTACGCCGTTGGTCCCTTGAATCTTCTTATGGAACACTTTGTCGTTGACAAGAACTTGGAGGGCTTGGGATCGAATCTATGGAAAGAAGAAACCAAGTGTCTAGACTGGCTTGATTCCAAAAAAGCAAATTCTGTTGTTTATGTTAATTTTGGGAGCATTACTGTCATGACCGCGAACCAACTTACTGAATTCGCGTGGGGACTTGCCAATAGTCAGATGGAATTTTTATGGATTATAAGACCTGATATTGTATCAGGGGAAGAAGCAATTCTTCCACCCGAATTTgtggaagaaactaaagaaagaGGGATGTTGACAAGTTGGTGCCCGCAAGAACAAGTCCTAAGCCACCCCGCTATTGGAGGGTTCTTGACTCACAGTGGATGGAATTCGACCCTTGAAAGTATTGGCAATGGTGTGCCAATGATCTGCTGGCCGTTTTTCGCGGAACAACAGACTAATTGTTGGTTCAAATGCACCAAATGGGGTATTGGAATGGAAATTGACAATAATGTGAAAAGGGCTGAAGTTGAAAGTCTTGTGAGAGAGTTAATGGTGGGCGAGAAAGGTAAAGATATGAAGAAAAAGGCAATGGAATGGAAGAAATCGGCTGAAGAAGCAGCTGCAAAAACAACAGGATCATCTTATGTGAACATAGACAAATTGATCAACGAAATTCTACTCTCCTCCAAAACCACTAGGCAAAAGTAG
- the LOC101259535 gene encoding 7-deoxyloganetin glucosyltransferase-like, producing the protein MGSIGNHNKPHAVCIPYPAQGHINPMLKLAKILNYKGFHITFVNNEYNHRRLLKSRGPDSLKGLPSFQFETIPDGLPPCDADSTQDIPALCESTTKTCLGPFKELLAKLNDTCSSNVPPVSCIISDGCMSFTLAAAQELGIPEVFFWTPSACGFLGYMHYHELAKKGYFPLKDASDLTNGYLETALDWIPGMKDIRLRDLPSFLRSTNPDDFLFNYLIQETNRSKSVSAIVVNTFDPLEKEVLESLQTLLPPVYAIGPLHFLVKHIEDKNLERLGSNLWKEDPKSVEWLDSKKPNSVVYVNFGSITVMTANQLIEFAWGLANSQMEFLWIIRPDIVSGKEAILPPEFVEETKERGMLTSWCPQEQVLSHPAIGGFLTHSGWNSTLESIGNGVPMICWPFFAEQQTNCWFKCTQWGIGMEIDNNVKRDEVESLVRELMVGEKGKDMKKKAMEWKKSAEEAAAKPTGSSYVNIDKLINEILLKH; encoded by the exons ATGGGTTCCATCGGAAATCATAACAAGCCACATGCAGTTTGCATACCATACCCTGCCCAAGGCCATATTAATCCAATGTTAAAATTAGCCAAAATCCTCAATTACAAAGGATTTCACATCACTTTTGTCAACAATGAATACAATCATAGACGTCTACTCAAGTCTCGCGGCCCTGATTCCCTCAAAGGCTTGCCATCCTTTCAATTCGAGACCATTCCTGATGGCCTCCCACCTTGTGATGCTGATTCAACTCAAGATATTCCTGCTCTATGTGAATCCACTACCAAAACTTGTTTAGGCCCATTCAAGGAATTGCTCGCAAAGCTCAATGACACTTGCTCATCTAACGTCCCACCTGTCTCGTGCATCATTTCCGATGGTTGTATGAGCTTCACTCTAGCTGCTGCTCAAGAATTAGGCATCCCTGAAGTTTTCTTTTGGACTCCAAGTGCTTGTGGTTTTTTAGGTTACATGCATTACCACGAACTTGCTAAAAAAGGATACTTTCCACTTAAAG ATGCAAGTGACTTAACGAATGGTTATCTAGAGACAGCTTTGGATTGGATACCGGGCATGAAAGACATACGTCTGAGGGATTTACCAAGTTTTTTGAGAAGTACAAATCCAGATGATTTCCTGTTTAATTACCTTATCCAAGAAACAAACAGAAGCAAATCGGTTTCAGCTATTGTAGTTAACACATTTGATCCATTAGAGAAGGAAGTTCTTGAATCACTTCAGACACTTCTTCCTCCGGTCTATGCCATTGGCCCCCTCCATTTTCTTGTAAAACATATTGAGGACAAGAATTTGGAGCGCTTGGGATCCAATCTTTGGAAAGAGGATCCAAAAAGTGTAGAATGGCTTGATTCCAAGAAACCAAATTCTGTTGTTTATGTAAATTTTGGAAGCATCACTGTCATGACCGCGAACCAACTTATTGAATTCGCATGGGGACTTGCCAATAGTCAGATGGAATTTTTGTGGATCATAAGACCTGATATTGTATCAGGGAAAGAAGCAATTCTTCCACCCGAATTTgtggaagaaactaaagaaagaGGGATGTTGACAAGTTGGTGCCCGCAAGAACAAGTCCTAAGCCACCCTGCTATTGGAGGGTTCTTGACTCACAGTGGATGGAATTCGACCCTTGAAAGTATTGGCAATGGTGTGCCAATGATCTGCTGGCCGTTCTTTGCGGAACAACAGACTAATTGTTGGTTCAAATGCACCCAATGGGGAATCGGAATGGAAATTGACAATAATGTGAAAAGGGATGAAGTTGAAAGTCTTGTGAGAGAGTTGATGGTGGGCGAGAAAGGTAAAGATATGAAGAAAAAGGCAATGGAGTGGAAGAAATCGGCTGAAGAAGCAGCTGCAAAACCAACAGGATCATCTTATGTGAACATAGACAAATTGATCAATGAAATTCTTCTCAAACATTAG
- the LOC138348221 gene encoding uncharacterized protein, which translates to MLSDLLNSQEEVCNAQAGIQGALDLILERLGVLERAPVVPNVGAGLLPIPNGDNRNRFQPNASMVLSGGIPNWIEFKEDLISRFGEIVASDVVEEFNKLQQIGTVDELLGRFEDLKAQMLIRNPALNEAHFLSSFIGALKEEIRFEVKMFKPRTLKEAVEKARMKEMAIEAARRRNRTVNRVLPAAVQEVGKASNTMVNRNGPYRLTPEVYEFRKSNHLCFRCGEKYGPGHICKTRQLNYLTGFVEKEREVDQISVLEDMEEITIEGVFEQEVQQVVCLNALTGHNKGENTILVGGTVKKRQLAILIDSGSTHTFIDKHTIAASGYQPHPCSPVRVTVADGNYVMCNSRCKIFSWKMQGRIFIEDLLIISLGGCALVLGNDWMKKHNPTKFGHERKCVTIGSKANKLVLPGIVGEGSLSMLSSGSMKNMLKKGQAIIAHLFMMNMMTNNEEEVIDDGLQNVLVKYADIFAEPKSLPPTRLFDHAIPLKPGAMPVSLRPYIYNFHQKNELEKQVKEMLSSGIIQASQSPYSSPALLVKKKDGTWRFCVDYRGLNDLTIKPVTILQRQMVKRNNVAAVRVLVQWSNLPPEDATWEDYDFLKAKFPGFDSNP; encoded by the exons ATGCTCTCCGATCTGCTGAATTCGCAAGAGGAAGTATGCAATGCTCAAGCTGGAATTCAAGGAGCATTAGATTTAATTTTGGAGAGATTAGGAGTGTTGGAAAGAGCTCCGGTGGTTCCGAATGTGGGAGCAGGCTTACTACCTATTCCGAATGGGGATAATCGCAATAGATTTCAGCCGAATGCA TCGATGGTGTTAAGCGGAGGAATACCGAATTGGATCGAGTTTAAAGAGGATTTAATCAGCAGGTTTGGAGAAATTGTAGCAAGTGATGTGGTGGAAGAGTTTAACAAGCTACAACAAATCGGTACTGTGGATGAGCTTTTAGGGAGATTTGAAGATCTTAAAGCTCAAATGCTTATACGAAATCCGGCTTTGAACGAAGCTCATTTCTTATCTAGTTTTATTGGAGCTTTGAAGGAGGAAATTAGATTTGAGGTTAAAATGTTCAAACCGAGGACGTTGAAAGAAGCGGTAGAGAAAGCGAGGATGAAGGAAATGGCTATTGAAGCTGCACGAAGGAGGAATAGAACAGTCAACCGAGTGTTGCCGGCAGCTGTGCAGGAAGTAGGAAAAGCATCTAATACGATGGTTAACAGGAATGGGCCTTACCGACTTACTCCTGAAGTTTACGAGTTTAGGAAGTCGAATCACTTGTGTTTCCGTTGTGGAGAGAAATATGGGCCGGGACATATATGCAAAACGAGACAGTTGAATTATTTAACTGGATTCGTTGAGAAGGAAAGAGAAGTTGATCAGATATCAGTATTGGAAGACATGGAAGAGATAACCATTGAAGGAGTATTCGAACAAGAGGTACAACAAGTTGTGTGTCTTAATGCATTAACTGGTCATAACAAAGGAGAGAATACAATTCTTGTCGGGGGGACTGTGAAGAAGCGACAACTAGCAATTTTAATTGATTCGGGAAGCACTCATACCTTCATTGATAAGCATACCATAGCCGCATCAGGCTACCAACCTCATCCGTGTTCTCCTGTACGAGTGACAGTGGCAGATGGTAATTACGTAATGTGCAACTCTCGCTGTAAAATATTTTCGTGGAAAATGCAGGGTAGAATTTTCATAGAAGATTTGCTCATTATTTCCTTGGGTGGTTGTGCATTGGTTTTAGGAAATGATTGGATGAAGAAACATAATCCGACTAAGTTTGGTCATGAGCGGAAGTGTGTTACTATAGGCAGTAAAGCTAATAAATTAGTGCTGCCGGGAATTGTAGGTGAGGGAAGTTTGAGTATGCTATCTAGTGgatcaatgaaaaatatgttgaagaaGGGTCAAGCTATAATTGCTCATCTTTTTATGATGAACATGATGACAAACAATGAGGAGGAGGTAATCGATGATGGACTTCAAAATGTGTTGGTTAAATATGCTGATATTTTCGCAGAACCGAAGTCACTGCCACCGACGAGACTGTTTGACCATGCGATACCTCTTAAGCCGGGAGCTATGCCGGTTAGTCTAAGGccctatatatataatttccaTCAAAAGAATGAGTTGGAAAAGCAGGTGAAAGAGATGCTCAGTAGTGGAATCATACAGGCTAGTCAATCGCCTTATTCTTCACCAGCATTGttagtaaagaaaaaggatggaacATGGAGGTTTTGTGTCGATTATAGAGGATTGAATGACTTGACCATTAAGCCAGTGACAATTCTGCAGCGGCAGATGGTCAAACGAAACAATGTGGCTGCTGTTCGGGTTTTGGTTCAGTGGTCTAATCTTCCACCGGAGGATGCCACTTGGGAGgattatgattttttgaagGCCAAGTTTCCTGGTTTCGATTCTAATCCTTGA
- the LOC101259836 gene encoding 7-deoxyloganetin glucosyltransferase-like, translating into MGSTGNHDKPHAVCIPYPAQGHINPMLKLAKILNYKGFHITFVNNEYNHRRLLKSRGPDSLKGLPSFRFETIPDGLPPCDADSTQDIPALCESTTKTCLGPFKELLANLNDTCSSNVPTVSCIISDGCMSFTLAAAQELGIPEVFFWTPSACGSLGYMHYHELAKKGYFPLKDVTDLTNGYLETALDWIPGMKGIRLRDLPSFLRSTNSDDFMFNFLIQETDRSKLASAIVINTFDPLEKEVLESLQPLLPPVYAIGPLHFLVKHIEDKNLEHLGSNLWKEDPKSVEWLDSKKPNSVVYVNFGSITVMTANQLIEFAWGLANSQMEFFWIIRPDIVSGEEAILPPEFVEETKERGMLTSWCPQEQVLSHPAIGGFLTHSGWNSTLESIGNGVPMICWPFFAEQQTNCWFKCTQWGIGMEIDNNVKRDEVESLVRELMVGEKGKDMKKKAMEWKKSAEEAAAKPTGSSYVNIDKLINEILFKH; encoded by the exons ATGGGTTCCACCGGAAATCATGACAAGCCTCATGCAGTTTGCATACCATACCCTGCCCAAGGCCATATCAATCCAATGTTAAAATTAGCCAAAATCCTCAATTACAAAGGATTTCACATCACTTTTGTCAACAATGAATACAATCATAGACGTCTACTCAAGTCTCGCGGCCCTGATTCCCTCAAAGGTTTGCCATCCTTTCGATTCGAGACCATTCCTGATGGCCTCCCACCTTGTGATGCTGATTCAACTCAAGATATTCCTGCTCTATGTGAATCCACTACCAAAACTTGTTTAGGCCCATTCAAGGAATTGCTTGCAAATCTCAATGACACTTGTTCATCTAATGTCCCAACTGTCTCGTGCATCATTTCCGATGGTTGTATGAGCTTCACTCTAGCTGCTGCTCAAGAATTAGGCATCCCTGAAGTTTTCTTTTGGACTCCAAGTGCTTGTGGTTCTTTAGGTTACATGCATTACCATGAACTTGCTAAAAAGGGATACTTTCCACTTAAAG ATGTAACTGACTTAACGAATGGTTATTTGGAGACGGCTTTGGATTGGATACCAGGCATGAAAGGAATACGTCTGAGGGATTTACCAAGTTTTTTGAGAAGTACAAATTCAGATGATTTTATGTTTAACTTCCTCATCCAAGAAACGGATAGAAGCAAATTAGCTTCTGCTATTGTAATCAATACATTTGATCCATTAGAGAAGGAAGTTCTTGAATCACTTCAACCACTTCTTCCTCCTGTCTACGCGATTGGCCCCCTCCATTTTCTTGTAAAACACATTGAGGACAAGAATTTGGAGCACTTGGGATCCAATCTTTGGAAAGAGGATCCAAAAAGTGTAGAATGGCTTGATTCCAAGAAACCAAATTCTGTTGTTTATGTAAATTTTGGAAGCATCACTGTCATGACCGCAAACCAACTTATTGAATTCGCATGGGGACTTGCCAACAGTCAGATGGAATTTTTTTGGATCATAAGGCCTGATATTGTATCAGGGGAAGAAGCAATTCTTCCACCCGAATTTgtggaagaaactaaagaaagaGGGATGTTGACAAGTTGGTGCCCGCAAGAACAAGTCCTAAGCCACCCTGCTATTGGAGGGTTCTTGACTCACAGTGGATGGAATTCGACCCTTGAAAGTATTGGCAATGGTGTGCCAATGATCTGCTGGCCATTCTTCGCGGAACAACAGACTAATTGTTGGTTCAAATGCACCCAATGGGGAATCGGGATGGAAATTGACAATAATGTGAAAAGGGATGAAGTTGAAAGTCTTGTGAGAGAGTTGATGGTGGGCGAGAAAGGTAAAGATATGAAGAAAAAGGCAATGGAATGGAAGAAATCAGCTGAAGAAGCAGCTGCAAAACCAACAGGATCATCTTATGTGAACATAGACAAATTGATCAATGAAATTCTTTTCAAACATTAG